A window from Canis lupus baileyi chromosome 4, mCanLup2.hap1, whole genome shotgun sequence encodes these proteins:
- the HRH2 gene encoding histamine H2 receptor isoform X2 — translation MISNGTGSSFCLDSPPCRITVSVVLTVLILITIAGNVVVCLAVGLNRRLRSLTNCFIVSLAITDLLLGLLVLPFSAFYQLSCRWSFGKVFCNIYTSLDVMLCTASILNLFMISLDRYCAVTDPLRYPVLITPVRVAVSLVLIWVISITLSFLSIHLGWNSRNETSSFNHTIPKCKVQVNLVYGLVDGLVTFYLPLLVMCITYYRIFKIARDQAKRIHHMGSWKAATIGEHKATVTLAAVMGAFIICWFPYFTVFVYRGLKGDDAINEAFEAVVLWLGYANSALNPILYATLNRDFRTAYQQLFRCRPASHNAQETSLRSNSSQLARNQSREPMRQEEKPLKLQVWSGTEVTAPRGATDRKPALSCTVCSSNLLSCCKSLWGLRFLQRHMRGPSEEQPGEPLSEEPPRTPPQEAVRTLPSEAV, via the exons ATGATATCTAACGGCACAGGCTCTTCCTTTTGTCTGGACTCTCCTCCATGCAGGATCACTGTCAGCGTGGTCCTCACTGTCCTCATCCTCATCACCATCGCCGGCAATGTGGTGGTCTGCCTGGCTGTGGGCCTGAACCGCCGGCTCCGCAGTCTGACTAACTGCTTCATTGTGTCGTTGGCTATCACCGATCTGCTCCTCGGCCTCCTGGTGCTGCCCTTCTCGGCCTTCTACCAGCTATCCTGCAGGTGGAGCTTCGGCAAAGTCTTCTGCAATATCTATACCAGCTTGGATGTGATGCTGTGCACGGCCTCCATCCTCAACCTCTTCATGATCAGCCTTGACCGGTACTGCGCTGTCACTGACCCCCTGCGCTACCCTGTGCTTATCACCCCAGTCCGGGTCGCCGTCTCTCTTGTCTTAATTTGGGTCATCTCCATCACCCTGTCCTTCCTGTCTATTCATCTGGGGTGGAACAGCAGGAATGAGACCAGCAGTTTCAATCACACCATTCCCAAGTGCAAAGTCCAGGTCAACTTGGTGTATGGCTTGGTGGATGGGCTGGTCACCTTCTACCTGCCGCTGCTGGTCATGTGCATCACCTACTACCGCATCTTCAAGATTGCCCGGGACCAGGCCAAGAGGATCCATCACATGGGCTCCTGGAAGGCAGCTACCATTGGGGAGCACAAAGCCACAGTGACACTGGCTGCAGTGATGGGAGCCTTCATCATATGCTGGTTCCCCTACTTTACTGTGTTTGTTTACCGTGGGCTGAAAGGGGATGATGCCATCAATGAGGCTTTTGAAGCTGTCGTTCTGTGGCTGGGCTATGCCAACTCGGCCCTGAACCCTATCCTGTATGCCACACTGAACAGAGACTTCCGCACGGCATACCAGCAGCTCTTCCGCTGCAGGCCGGCCAGCCACAATGCCCAGGAAACTTCTCTGAGGTCGAACAGCTCTCAGCTGGCCAGGAATCAAAGCCGAGAACCCATGCGGCAGGAAGAGAAGCCCCTGAAGCTCCAGGTGTGGAGTGGGACAGAGGTCACAGCCCCTCGAGGAGCCACAGACAG GAAGCCAGCACTATCCTGCACTGTGTGCTCCAGCAACCTTCTAAGCTGCTGCAAGAGCCTTTGGGGACTTAGGTTCCTCCAGAGACACATGAGAGGCCCCTCAGAGGAGCAGCCAGGCGAGCCACTGTCTGAGGAGCCACCGAGGACACCACCCCAGGAAGCGGTGAGGACTCTCCCCTCCGAGGCTGTCTAG
- the HRH2 gene encoding histamine H2 receptor isoform X4, translating to MISNGTGSSFCLDSPPCRITVSVVLTVLILITIAGNVVVCLAVGLNRRLRSLTNCFIVSLAITDLLLGLLVLPFSAFYQLSCRWSFGKVFCNIYTSLDVMLCTASILNLFMISLDRYCAVTDPLRYPVLITPVRVAVSLVLIWVISITLSFLSIHLGWNSRNETSSFNHTIPKCKVQVNLVYGLVDGLVTFYLPLLVMCITYYRIFKIARDQAKRIHHMGSWKAATIGEHKATVTLAAVMGAFIICWFPYFTVFVYRGLKGDDAINEAFEAVVLWLGYANSALNPILYATLNRDFRTAYQQLFRCRPASHNAQETSLRSNSSQLARNQSREPMRQEEKPLKLQVWSGTEVTAPRGATDRKPALSCTVCSSNLLSCCKSLWGLRFLQRHMRGPSEEQPGEPLSEEPPRTPPQEAMKE from the exons ATGATATCTAACGGCACAGGCTCTTCCTTTTGTCTGGACTCTCCTCCATGCAGGATCACTGTCAGCGTGGTCCTCACTGTCCTCATCCTCATCACCATCGCCGGCAATGTGGTGGTCTGCCTGGCTGTGGGCCTGAACCGCCGGCTCCGCAGTCTGACTAACTGCTTCATTGTGTCGTTGGCTATCACCGATCTGCTCCTCGGCCTCCTGGTGCTGCCCTTCTCGGCCTTCTACCAGCTATCCTGCAGGTGGAGCTTCGGCAAAGTCTTCTGCAATATCTATACCAGCTTGGATGTGATGCTGTGCACGGCCTCCATCCTCAACCTCTTCATGATCAGCCTTGACCGGTACTGCGCTGTCACTGACCCCCTGCGCTACCCTGTGCTTATCACCCCAGTCCGGGTCGCCGTCTCTCTTGTCTTAATTTGGGTCATCTCCATCACCCTGTCCTTCCTGTCTATTCATCTGGGGTGGAACAGCAGGAATGAGACCAGCAGTTTCAATCACACCATTCCCAAGTGCAAAGTCCAGGTCAACTTGGTGTATGGCTTGGTGGATGGGCTGGTCACCTTCTACCTGCCGCTGCTGGTCATGTGCATCACCTACTACCGCATCTTCAAGATTGCCCGGGACCAGGCCAAGAGGATCCATCACATGGGCTCCTGGAAGGCAGCTACCATTGGGGAGCACAAAGCCACAGTGACACTGGCTGCAGTGATGGGAGCCTTCATCATATGCTGGTTCCCCTACTTTACTGTGTTTGTTTACCGTGGGCTGAAAGGGGATGATGCCATCAATGAGGCTTTTGAAGCTGTCGTTCTGTGGCTGGGCTATGCCAACTCGGCCCTGAACCCTATCCTGTATGCCACACTGAACAGAGACTTCCGCACGGCATACCAGCAGCTCTTCCGCTGCAGGCCGGCCAGCCACAATGCCCAGGAAACTTCTCTGAGGTCGAACAGCTCTCAGCTGGCCAGGAATCAAAGCCGAGAACCCATGCGGCAGGAAGAGAAGCCCCTGAAGCTCCAGGTGTGGAGTGGGACAGAGGTCACAGCCCCTCGAGGAGCCACAGACAG GAAGCCAGCACTATCCTGCACTGTGTGCTCCAGCAACCTTCTAAGCTGCTGCAAGAGCCTTTGGGGACTTAGGTTCCTCCAGAGACACATGAGAGGCCCCTCAGAGGAGCAGCCAGGCGAGCCACTGTCTGAGGAGCCACCGAGGACACCACCCCAGGAAGCG
- the HRH2 gene encoding histamine H2 receptor isoform X3, with the protein MISNGTGSSFCLDSPPCRITVSVVLTVLILITIAGNVVVCLAVGLNRRLRSLTNCFIVSLAITDLLLGLLVLPFSAFYQLSCRWSFGKVFCNIYTSLDVMLCTASILNLFMISLDRYCAVTDPLRYPVLITPVRVAVSLVLIWVISITLSFLSIHLGWNSRNETSSFNHTIPKCKVQVNLVYGLVDGLVTFYLPLLVMCITYYRIFKIARDQAKRIHHMGSWKAATIGEHKATVTLAAVMGAFIICWFPYFTVFVYRGLKGDDAINEAFEAVVLWLGYANSALNPILYATLNRDFRTAYQQLFRCRPASHNAQETSLRSNSSQLARNQSREPMRQEEKPLKLQVWSGTEVTAPRGATDRKPALSCTVCSSNLLSCCKSLWGLRFLQRHMRGPSEEQPGEPLSEEPPRTPPQEALRPGA; encoded by the exons ATGATATCTAACGGCACAGGCTCTTCCTTTTGTCTGGACTCTCCTCCATGCAGGATCACTGTCAGCGTGGTCCTCACTGTCCTCATCCTCATCACCATCGCCGGCAATGTGGTGGTCTGCCTGGCTGTGGGCCTGAACCGCCGGCTCCGCAGTCTGACTAACTGCTTCATTGTGTCGTTGGCTATCACCGATCTGCTCCTCGGCCTCCTGGTGCTGCCCTTCTCGGCCTTCTACCAGCTATCCTGCAGGTGGAGCTTCGGCAAAGTCTTCTGCAATATCTATACCAGCTTGGATGTGATGCTGTGCACGGCCTCCATCCTCAACCTCTTCATGATCAGCCTTGACCGGTACTGCGCTGTCACTGACCCCCTGCGCTACCCTGTGCTTATCACCCCAGTCCGGGTCGCCGTCTCTCTTGTCTTAATTTGGGTCATCTCCATCACCCTGTCCTTCCTGTCTATTCATCTGGGGTGGAACAGCAGGAATGAGACCAGCAGTTTCAATCACACCATTCCCAAGTGCAAAGTCCAGGTCAACTTGGTGTATGGCTTGGTGGATGGGCTGGTCACCTTCTACCTGCCGCTGCTGGTCATGTGCATCACCTACTACCGCATCTTCAAGATTGCCCGGGACCAGGCCAAGAGGATCCATCACATGGGCTCCTGGAAGGCAGCTACCATTGGGGAGCACAAAGCCACAGTGACACTGGCTGCAGTGATGGGAGCCTTCATCATATGCTGGTTCCCCTACTTTACTGTGTTTGTTTACCGTGGGCTGAAAGGGGATGATGCCATCAATGAGGCTTTTGAAGCTGTCGTTCTGTGGCTGGGCTATGCCAACTCGGCCCTGAACCCTATCCTGTATGCCACACTGAACAGAGACTTCCGCACGGCATACCAGCAGCTCTTCCGCTGCAGGCCGGCCAGCCACAATGCCCAGGAAACTTCTCTGAGGTCGAACAGCTCTCAGCTGGCCAGGAATCAAAGCCGAGAACCCATGCGGCAGGAAGAGAAGCCCCTGAAGCTCCAGGTGTGGAGTGGGACAGAGGTCACAGCCCCTCGAGGAGCCACAGACAG GAAGCCAGCACTATCCTGCACTGTGTGCTCCAGCAACCTTCTAAGCTGCTGCAAGAGCCTTTGGGGACTTAGGTTCCTCCAGAGACACATGAGAGGCCCCTCAGAGGAGCAGCCAGGCGAGCCACTGTCTGAGGAGCCACCGAGGACACCACCCCAGGAAGCG
- the HRH2 gene encoding histamine H2 receptor isoform X6 → MISNGTGSSFCLDSPPCRITVSVVLTVLILITIAGNVVVCLAVGLNRRLRSLTNCFIVSLAITDLLLGLLVLPFSAFYQLSCRWSFGKVFCNIYTSLDVMLCTASILNLFMISLDRYCAVTDPLRYPVLITPVRVAVSLVLIWVISITLSFLSIHLGWNSRNETSSFNHTIPKCKVQVNLVYGLVDGLVTFYLPLLVMCITYYRIFKIARDQAKRIHHMGSWKAATIGEHKATVTLAAVMGAFIICWFPYFTVFVYRGLKGDDAINEAFEAVVLWLGYANSALNPILYATLNRDFRTAYQQLFRCRPASHNAQETSLRSNSSQLARNQSREPMRQEEKPLKLQVWSGTEVTAPRGATDSLPGSPPGVA, encoded by the exons ATGATATCTAACGGCACAGGCTCTTCCTTTTGTCTGGACTCTCCTCCATGCAGGATCACTGTCAGCGTGGTCCTCACTGTCCTCATCCTCATCACCATCGCCGGCAATGTGGTGGTCTGCCTGGCTGTGGGCCTGAACCGCCGGCTCCGCAGTCTGACTAACTGCTTCATTGTGTCGTTGGCTATCACCGATCTGCTCCTCGGCCTCCTGGTGCTGCCCTTCTCGGCCTTCTACCAGCTATCCTGCAGGTGGAGCTTCGGCAAAGTCTTCTGCAATATCTATACCAGCTTGGATGTGATGCTGTGCACGGCCTCCATCCTCAACCTCTTCATGATCAGCCTTGACCGGTACTGCGCTGTCACTGACCCCCTGCGCTACCCTGTGCTTATCACCCCAGTCCGGGTCGCCGTCTCTCTTGTCTTAATTTGGGTCATCTCCATCACCCTGTCCTTCCTGTCTATTCATCTGGGGTGGAACAGCAGGAATGAGACCAGCAGTTTCAATCACACCATTCCCAAGTGCAAAGTCCAGGTCAACTTGGTGTATGGCTTGGTGGATGGGCTGGTCACCTTCTACCTGCCGCTGCTGGTCATGTGCATCACCTACTACCGCATCTTCAAGATTGCCCGGGACCAGGCCAAGAGGATCCATCACATGGGCTCCTGGAAGGCAGCTACCATTGGGGAGCACAAAGCCACAGTGACACTGGCTGCAGTGATGGGAGCCTTCATCATATGCTGGTTCCCCTACTTTACTGTGTTTGTTTACCGTGGGCTGAAAGGGGATGATGCCATCAATGAGGCTTTTGAAGCTGTCGTTCTGTGGCTGGGCTATGCCAACTCGGCCCTGAACCCTATCCTGTATGCCACACTGAACAGAGACTTCCGCACGGCATACCAGCAGCTCTTCCGCTGCAGGCCGGCCAGCCACAATGCCCAGGAAACTTCTCTGAGGTCGAACAGCTCTCAGCTGGCCAGGAATCAAAGCCGAGAACCCATGCGGCAGGAAGAGAAGCCCCTGAAGCTCCAGGTGTGGAGTGGGACAGAGGTCACAGCCCCTCGAGGAGCCACAGACAG CCTGCCTGGCTCACCTCCCGGAGTTGCCTGA
- the HRH2 gene encoding histamine H2 receptor isoform X5 codes for MISNGTGSSFCLDSPPCRITVSVVLTVLILITIAGNVVVCLAVGLNRRLRSLTNCFIVSLAITDLLLGLLVLPFSAFYQLSCRWSFGKVFCNIYTSLDVMLCTASILNLFMISLDRYCAVTDPLRYPVLITPVRVAVSLVLIWVISITLSFLSIHLGWNSRNETSSFNHTIPKCKVQVNLVYGLVDGLVTFYLPLLVMCITYYRIFKIARDQAKRIHHMGSWKAATIGEHKATVTLAAVMGAFIICWFPYFTVFVYRGLKGDDAINEAFEAVVLWLGYANSALNPILYATLNRDFRTAYQQLFRCRPASHNAQETSLRSNSSQLARNQSREPMRQEEKPLKLQVWSGTEVTAPRGATDRVWGLSSCSLPGSPPGVA; via the exons ATGATATCTAACGGCACAGGCTCTTCCTTTTGTCTGGACTCTCCTCCATGCAGGATCACTGTCAGCGTGGTCCTCACTGTCCTCATCCTCATCACCATCGCCGGCAATGTGGTGGTCTGCCTGGCTGTGGGCCTGAACCGCCGGCTCCGCAGTCTGACTAACTGCTTCATTGTGTCGTTGGCTATCACCGATCTGCTCCTCGGCCTCCTGGTGCTGCCCTTCTCGGCCTTCTACCAGCTATCCTGCAGGTGGAGCTTCGGCAAAGTCTTCTGCAATATCTATACCAGCTTGGATGTGATGCTGTGCACGGCCTCCATCCTCAACCTCTTCATGATCAGCCTTGACCGGTACTGCGCTGTCACTGACCCCCTGCGCTACCCTGTGCTTATCACCCCAGTCCGGGTCGCCGTCTCTCTTGTCTTAATTTGGGTCATCTCCATCACCCTGTCCTTCCTGTCTATTCATCTGGGGTGGAACAGCAGGAATGAGACCAGCAGTTTCAATCACACCATTCCCAAGTGCAAAGTCCAGGTCAACTTGGTGTATGGCTTGGTGGATGGGCTGGTCACCTTCTACCTGCCGCTGCTGGTCATGTGCATCACCTACTACCGCATCTTCAAGATTGCCCGGGACCAGGCCAAGAGGATCCATCACATGGGCTCCTGGAAGGCAGCTACCATTGGGGAGCACAAAGCCACAGTGACACTGGCTGCAGTGATGGGAGCCTTCATCATATGCTGGTTCCCCTACTTTACTGTGTTTGTTTACCGTGGGCTGAAAGGGGATGATGCCATCAATGAGGCTTTTGAAGCTGTCGTTCTGTGGCTGGGCTATGCCAACTCGGCCCTGAACCCTATCCTGTATGCCACACTGAACAGAGACTTCCGCACGGCATACCAGCAGCTCTTCCGCTGCAGGCCGGCCAGCCACAATGCCCAGGAAACTTCTCTGAGGTCGAACAGCTCTCAGCTGGCCAGGAATCAAAGCCGAGAACCCATGCGGCAGGAAGAGAAGCCCCTGAAGCTCCAGGTGTGGAGTGGGACAGAGGTCACAGCCCCTCGAGGAGCCACAGACAG GGTGTGGGGTCTGTCCTCATGCAGCCTGCCTGGCTCACCTCCCGGAGTTGCCTGA
- the HRH2 gene encoding histamine H2 receptor isoform X7: protein MISNGTGSSFCLDSPPCRITVSVVLTVLILITIAGNVVVCLAVGLNRRLRSLTNCFIVSLAITDLLLGLLVLPFSAFYQLSCRWSFGKVFCNIYTSLDVMLCTASILNLFMISLDRYCAVTDPLRYPVLITPVRVAVSLVLIWVISITLSFLSIHLGWNSRNETSSFNHTIPKCKVQVNLVYGLVDGLVTFYLPLLVMCITYYRIFKIARDQAKRIHHMGSWKAATIGEHKATVTLAAVMGAFIICWFPYFTVFVYRGLKGDDAINEAFEAVVLWLGYANSALNPILYATLNRDFRTAYQQLFRCRPASHNAQETSLRSNSSQLARNQSREPMRQEEKPLKLQVWSGTEVTAPRGATDR from the coding sequence ATGATATCTAACGGCACAGGCTCTTCCTTTTGTCTGGACTCTCCTCCATGCAGGATCACTGTCAGCGTGGTCCTCACTGTCCTCATCCTCATCACCATCGCCGGCAATGTGGTGGTCTGCCTGGCTGTGGGCCTGAACCGCCGGCTCCGCAGTCTGACTAACTGCTTCATTGTGTCGTTGGCTATCACCGATCTGCTCCTCGGCCTCCTGGTGCTGCCCTTCTCGGCCTTCTACCAGCTATCCTGCAGGTGGAGCTTCGGCAAAGTCTTCTGCAATATCTATACCAGCTTGGATGTGATGCTGTGCACGGCCTCCATCCTCAACCTCTTCATGATCAGCCTTGACCGGTACTGCGCTGTCACTGACCCCCTGCGCTACCCTGTGCTTATCACCCCAGTCCGGGTCGCCGTCTCTCTTGTCTTAATTTGGGTCATCTCCATCACCCTGTCCTTCCTGTCTATTCATCTGGGGTGGAACAGCAGGAATGAGACCAGCAGTTTCAATCACACCATTCCCAAGTGCAAAGTCCAGGTCAACTTGGTGTATGGCTTGGTGGATGGGCTGGTCACCTTCTACCTGCCGCTGCTGGTCATGTGCATCACCTACTACCGCATCTTCAAGATTGCCCGGGACCAGGCCAAGAGGATCCATCACATGGGCTCCTGGAAGGCAGCTACCATTGGGGAGCACAAAGCCACAGTGACACTGGCTGCAGTGATGGGAGCCTTCATCATATGCTGGTTCCCCTACTTTACTGTGTTTGTTTACCGTGGGCTGAAAGGGGATGATGCCATCAATGAGGCTTTTGAAGCTGTCGTTCTGTGGCTGGGCTATGCCAACTCGGCCCTGAACCCTATCCTGTATGCCACACTGAACAGAGACTTCCGCACGGCATACCAGCAGCTCTTCCGCTGCAGGCCGGCCAGCCACAATGCCCAGGAAACTTCTCTGAGGTCGAACAGCTCTCAGCTGGCCAGGAATCAAAGCCGAGAACCCATGCGGCAGGAAGAGAAGCCCCTGAAGCTCCAGGTGTGGAGTGGGACAGAGGTCACAGCCCCTCGAGGAGCCACAGACAG